In Silene latifolia isolate original U9 population chromosome X, ASM4854445v1, whole genome shotgun sequence, the following proteins share a genomic window:
- the LOC141620568 gene encoding uncharacterized protein LOC141620568, which produces MTHFEALYGRKCRSPICWSDIDESRIIGPDLIQEITDKIKFIQGKMRIAQSRQKSYVDPKRRQVEFKVGDSVFLKVSPTKGVIRSGKQRKLRPRYIGPFEIVERVGGVAYRLSLPIELSRIHDVFHVSLLRKYIPDPSHIINLPPVRVRDDLTYEEKPIQILDHKEKALRNKVIPLVKVLWSHHDDIEATWETEQEMRI; this is translated from the coding sequence ATGACTCATTTTGAGGCCTTGTATGGGAGAAAATGTAGATCTCCAATATGTTGGAGCGATATTGATGAGTCGAGGATCATTGGACCAGATCTGATTCAAGAGATCACAGATAAGATAAAATTCATACAAGGGAAAATGAGAATTGCTCAGAGTCGTCAAAAGAGTTATGTTGACCCTAAGAGACGACAAGTGGAATTCAAAGTAGGTGATTCGGTTttccttaaggtatcacctaCAAAGGGGGTTATTAGATCCGGGAAACAGAGAAAATTGAGGCCAAGATATATAGGACCATTTGAGATAGTGGAGCGAGTTGGAGGTGTTGCTTATAGATTATCCCTTCCAATAGAACTTTCTAGAATCCATGACGTTTTCCATGTGTCTCTCCTAAGAAAGTATATCCCCGACCCGAGTCACATCATTAACTTACCTCCAGTGCGAGTTAGGGATGACTTAACCTACGAGGAGAAACCGATTCAAATTTTAGATCACAAGGAAAAGGCTCTTCGAAACAAAGTTATTCCACTAGTAAAGGTTTTGTGGTCACATCACGATGACATAGAAGCAACTTGGGAAACAGAACAAGAAATGCGAATCTGA